GGTCGGACTCCACTCCCGAAGAGCTCGAGGAGCTTCTGGGGTATGAATGGCCGTCGGCGCATTTTAAGACCCTGCTGGCCCGGGGCGTGAAGATCGAAACGTTTCTGGGAGGAGAAGACAGAATCGTCGATGCCCACAAGGCGCATCGTTTCTTCAAACGATACACGACGAGCTATCTGTTCAAACCTTTTGGCCACCTTCTTCGCTGAAAAGGACAAATGTGTACCTGTAGGGTGAGCCGGAGGTTCCCAAAACGATGGTGTCACCGTCTTCGATTTCCGTCCGCTCCGTATCAGAATCGCCGCCGATGCGTTTTTCGTTGACCCCTGTGCCGCACTTGCTTCCGTCGTCGATGACATAATATTTTCCATCCTCTTCCACGATCTGCAGATGGTCTCTTGAAATCTGCAGTCTCTCACCAAAATCGATCAGGTAGATATCGTTGGTAGGAACGCTTTTCATGCCGTGTTTGAAGCGCTCCTTGACGATGATGTGACCGTGATCGTCGACTTCGACACGCGATTCGCGTCCTATCCGGTAGGGAAATTTCCATATGGGAATCATGTCGTCAAACTGGTTTTTGATCGGAATCGCCGCAGCCGCCTGGTCGGTCTGGGCCAGCAGGACCGCCCTGGGAAGAAACTGTCGCTTGATAGCCTCTTTGTCGATACTCTGTTGCATGGATAGCTCCGTTTTTCATCAATTTTACCAGTGGTTCACTTATACCCGTATCAACGGAAGAGAAGGAAGGAGGATTTTGTGAAAGATTCGCGCTAATTTTGGTAAAATAGAACCAAAAACAGGATGTTTGAAATGGATAAAATCAGGGTCGGTGTCGTCACGGCGAGCGACAGGGCAAGTGCAGGGATTTACGAGGATGTCTCGGGCGTGGCCATCATGGATACGCTCAGGGAGTATCTGCAAAACGATATCGAGTTTCTCTACCGCTGCATCCCCGACGAGCAGAAAGCGATCGAAGCGGCACTCAGGGAGCTGGCCCGTGAAAAGGAGTGCGATCTGATCGTTACGACAGGCGGCACAGGTCCCGCTCCAAGAGACGTGACGCCGGAAGCGACGGAGGCGGTTTGCGAGAAGATGATGCCAGGCTTCGGGGAGCTGATGCGGCAGGTGAGCCTGCAGTACGTGCCCACGGCGATTCTGAGTCGACAGACAGCCGGTATCTGCCACAAAAGTCTCATCATCAATCTGCCCGGCAAACCGAAATCGATCCGGGAGTGTCTGGATGCCGTCTTTCCGGCGGTTCCGTACTGCATCGATCTGATCGGCGGCCGGTATATGGTGACGGATGAGAATGTGATCAAAGCTTTCAGGCCGAAAGGATCGTAGCCGGCAGGAGCATCGAGATTGCACCGAATGCGGTCAAGAAGGTCGAAAAGAAAAAGAGAAAGGATGACGGCGCTATCGGCCGTAAAAGGCCTGTTTGCTTTCGTTTAGAACCCGGCCTTGCCGGCGAAGCAAAAGGAGTGGGAGCGCAGGTGTCGGGACTTTGATTCGGTACCGTACGATTTAAAATGGCAAAAAAGAAAAAAAAATTCATCAAATACAATCAGACCATCCGGAAAATTTTCGGTGGGGAAGGATTCGACGAGGGCATCACGCGGGTACCCCTCGACAATCTCATCGAAATGGCGATGATACTTTCGCTCAAAGAGCAGCATCTGACAAAAGCGGACCTGGTCCGGGCATTCCGGCGCCTGTGGTCGAGCGGTGATGTCGCCGACAGAGCGCTGATTACCGAATACCTCAAATCTTTGGATACCACCTTCAAGTCAGACAAGAGCGTCACGAGCAACGAAGCCCGGATGGAGAAGATCGACGAGATTCTCGCACAGATCGAACACACGCCCGCAGAAGAGGTGGCGCTCAAAGAGCAGTTCGAAGAGGTCCGCCTGAAAAAGATCACCCCCAAAAGGATCGCCAAAGCACTGCTGAAACTCCGTAACGCCAAAAAACGGTCCCGCCTGGAGGAGGCGTTCGACGGCTCTTTTGACGAAGCCGGGCGCTTTCTCTTCTTTCACTCCTTCCGTTTCAGGATATTCGAGGAGGATTTCCACAAAATCGTTCAGCTTACGTGTATGCCTTTCGAGGATGAAGAGATTGCGCATCTGGATGAAGCGGCGCTGAAGGAGCGTCTGAAACAGTGCAAAGAGAAGGCGATCGAAAAAAAGAGGAGGGAGATCGACCTTTTTTTGCAGAAGGCATCCGGCCCCAACCGCTATCTGAGCCAAGAGGAGGTGCTGCAGACCATCAAACGGATACCGGAAGAGTGCGACTTTCTTTTCGTTCCGGTACCGGAACCCTTTTTGCGCCGAATCCTTTTCGAACAGTTCGAAATTTCCGAAGCGGAAATGCTCGCCGAGTCGATACGCCTCTTCAGGGATATGGAGAAAACTCTTTTCGGAAAAGAGGAGTGGAGAGTCCGCTACAAACTTGTTCTGGAAGTTCAGAAGCGCTGGCTGTATCAGAGCATCTGGGACAACGCTCCTTTGCAGATCGACGAAGATTTCGAGCTCAGGCGGGTCGAAGTGGAGGCACAGTTCGATGCGGAACTGGCGGCACTGAAGAGTGCACTGCTTCACGAGGCCGAGGGGCTGGATCTGCACGAAGAGGAGATAGAGACGATCATCGCCCATGCGATCATCGACGCGATCGCCCGCAAGGAGATTCTGGAGATACCCTACAAGACCCTCAAGACGATCAACCGCCATTTCGCCCGCCAGATCGAGGGGCTGAAACTCAAAAAACAGCGGGAAGAACTGCTGGCGCGCACCATACGGGATTTCAAGAACCTCTTTCCCTTGGCAAGAGAGATGGATCGCCGACTGATTTTCCATGTCGGTCCGACCAACAGCGGCAAAACCTATGCGGCGATGGAGCGTCTCAAGAAAGCGGATACCGGCTACTACCTGGCACCGCTTCGTCTGCTGGCGCTGGAAGGGTACGAGACGCTGCTCAAATCGGGCATACCGGCCTCACTCGTCACCGGGGAAGAACAGCTGATCGACGAAGAGGCGGCCCATATCAGCTCGACGATCGAAATGGCCAATTACCAGATCGAAGTGGATGTCTGTGTCATCGACGAGGTTCAGATGATCGACGATCCCGATCGCGGGTGGGCCTGGGCCAACGCCATCATCGGTATTCCCGCCCACACCGTTATCATGACGGGAAGCGAAGACGCCCTCGAGGCAGTGAAGGAGCTGGCGTCGTGGCTGGAGGAGGATCTGGAAGTGGTCCGTTTCGAGCGCAAGGCGCCGCTGATTCTCCATCATCATCCCGCATCGCTCAAAAAGCTTGAGCCCTCCACCGCCATCGTCGCCTTTTCGCGCCGGGACGTTCTGGCGTTCAAAGAGCAGCTCAGCGGCCGGTACGACGTCTCCGTGGTCTACGGGAACCTCAGTCCGGAGGTGCGCAGGGAAGAGGCGAGGCGTTTCAGGGAAGGAGAGTCGCAGATTCTCGTGGCCACCGACGCCATCGCCATGGGGCTCAACCTGCCGATCAAGACGATCCTCTTTGCCAGGGATTCCAAATTCGACGGGCAGAGCCGGCGGCTTCTGACCCCTTCGGAAATCCGTCAGATCGCGGGGCGGGCAGGGCGGTACGGTCTGCACGAAGAGGGGTATGTGGGTGCCTTGACGGCGCCGGTGCTCCAGACCGTTACGGAGCTGATCGACGAACCGGCTCCGCCGATACGAGGACCCTATCGTGTCATGGCCAATTTCGAGCATATCGAGCTGATCGCCAAAATCATCGAGACCGAAAGTCTCTCCGAAATACTCGGGTTTTTCGTCAAGCATATGCGGTTCGACGGCCCGTTTGTCGCCGCCAACATCGAAAACATGCTCGAAATCGCCAAGATGGTCGATCTCTACCACCTCGATCTGAAGTCCAAATATCATCTCGCCTGCGCGCCACTGAGCCTTGGGTCGCCCTATCTTGAGAGCGTCTTCCACCGCTATCTGATCGCTTTGGAGAGGAAAGAGCCGATCCCCTTCGCTGTTCCCGAAGATCTTCCCGGCATCGCCCAGACGTCGGATATGCTTTTTGAAGCGGAGGAGAGGGTAAAAGAGATATCCCTCTACCTCTGGCTCTCCTACCGCTTTCCCGATGCCTTCGTCGATACACAGAACGCACTGCAGGCCCGTGAAATACTCAACCGGTTCATCGAGCGTTCACTGCGCAAGGGAGTTTTCGCAAGGGCATGCAAACGGTGCGGCAAACCCCTGCCGCCCCATTTCCGCTTCGGTATCTGCCAGGAGTGCTTCCGAGGGGGGCGACAGATCAAAAGATAGTGGATGCGCCGCTTGCTCCTTTGGGGAATCCGATTCGGTATCCCGTTTAATCAATTATTCATTTGATTAATATTACAATGGTTGAATCACCATAAAAGGATAGGCTCATGAACGTACTGCATCCCCCATTTGTCCATTTTGTCATTGCATTGCCACTGGCGGCATTTTTTTCCCAAGTGACATATTTGGCGACCCTGGACAAAACCTATTCGAAAGCCGCGACAAGAATCCTGGCGCTTTCGCTGCTTATATCGCTGTTTGCCCTGTATGGAGGTTTCCTCGATGCGGAAAAGATTCTGGCCGATCACGATATTCTCGAGAAGGGAGTCGCTGTTCTTAATAGCCATAAAACGTTCGGTTTCATAGTGGTAGGCTTTCTTGCATTGACAACATTTTTGAAATGGCTGGCGACCAACAAAGATCTCGTGATGCTTGAGAAGATTTCACTTCTGCTTATCATCCTTACAATCATCGCCACACTTTATCAGGGCAATCACGGCGGTTCTCTGGTTTATAAATATTCTGCCGGTATCGATAACAGAATAGTGAACCAGAGAGTGGAAGAG
This genomic interval from Hydrogenimonas urashimensis contains the following:
- a CDS encoding FHA domain-containing protein encodes the protein MQQSIDKEAIKRQFLPRAVLLAQTDQAAAAIPIKNQFDDMIPIWKFPYRIGRESRVEVDDHGHIIVKERFKHGMKSVPTNDIYLIDFGERLQISRDHLQIVEEDGKYYVIDDGSKCGTGVNEKRIGGDSDTERTEIEDGDTIVLGTSGSPYRYTFVLFSEEGGQKV
- the mog gene encoding molybdopterin adenylyltransferase; amino-acid sequence: MDKIRVGVVTASDRASAGIYEDVSGVAIMDTLREYLQNDIEFLYRCIPDEQKAIEAALRELAREKECDLIVTTGGTGPAPRDVTPEATEAVCEKMMPGFGELMRQVSLQYVPTAILSRQTAGICHKSLIINLPGKPKSIRECLDAVFPAVPYCIDLIGGRYMVTDENVIKAFRPKGS
- a CDS encoding helicase-related protein; its protein translation is MAKKKKKFIKYNQTIRKIFGGEGFDEGITRVPLDNLIEMAMILSLKEQHLTKADLVRAFRRLWSSGDVADRALITEYLKSLDTTFKSDKSVTSNEARMEKIDEILAQIEHTPAEEVALKEQFEEVRLKKITPKRIAKALLKLRNAKKRSRLEEAFDGSFDEAGRFLFFHSFRFRIFEEDFHKIVQLTCMPFEDEEIAHLDEAALKERLKQCKEKAIEKKRREIDLFLQKASGPNRYLSQEEVLQTIKRIPEECDFLFVPVPEPFLRRILFEQFEISEAEMLAESIRLFRDMEKTLFGKEEWRVRYKLVLEVQKRWLYQSIWDNAPLQIDEDFELRRVEVEAQFDAELAALKSALLHEAEGLDLHEEEIETIIAHAIIDAIARKEILEIPYKTLKTINRHFARQIEGLKLKKQREELLARTIRDFKNLFPLAREMDRRLIFHVGPTNSGKTYAAMERLKKADTGYYLAPLRLLALEGYETLLKSGIPASLVTGEEQLIDEEAAHISSTIEMANYQIEVDVCVIDEVQMIDDPDRGWAWANAIIGIPAHTVIMTGSEDALEAVKELASWLEEDLEVVRFERKAPLILHHHPASLKKLEPSTAIVAFSRRDVLAFKEQLSGRYDVSVVYGNLSPEVRREEARRFREGESQILVATDAIAMGLNLPIKTILFARDSKFDGQSRRLLTPSEIRQIAGRAGRYGLHEEGYVGALTAPVLQTVTELIDEPAPPIRGPYRVMANFEHIELIAKIIETESLSEILGFFVKHMRFDGPFVAANIENMLEIAKMVDLYHLDLKSKYHLACAPLSLGSPYLESVFHRYLIALERKEPIPFAVPEDLPGIAQTSDMLFEAEERVKEISLYLWLSYRFPDAFVDTQNALQAREILNRFIERSLRKGVFARACKRCGKPLPPHFRFGICQECFRGGRQIKR
- a CDS encoding DUF2231 domain-containing protein; protein product: MNVLHPPFVHFVIALPLAAFFSQVTYLATLDKTYSKAATRILALSLLISLFALYGGFLDAEKILADHDILEKGVAVLNSHKTFGFIVVGFLALTTFLKWLATNKDLVMLEKISLLLIILTIIATLYQGNHGGSLVYKYSAGIDNRIVNQRVEESQKNWEN